One window of the Gammaproteobacteria bacterium genome contains the following:
- the murJ gene encoding murein biosynthesis integral membrane protein MurJ, with amino-acid sequence MSKNLLKSTATVGAVTLISRVLGFVRDMVIARLFGAGSGADAFFVAFRIPNFWRRLFAEGSFSQAFVPILTEYKTQRSHAEVQELADRVTGTLGVVLFGMTLIGVVAAPLVVMLFAPGFLDEPERYGMTVEMLRITFPYLLFVSLAALASGVLNTYGRFGVPAFTPVFLNLAMIAAAIWLAPHLERPITALAWGVFLGGLVQLGFQLPYLKKLRLLPRPRWGWKDSGVRRIVKLMIPALFGVSVTQINLLFDTLIASFLVAGSVSWLYYADRLVEFPLGVFGIALATVILPALSQKHTEASASEFSRTLDWALRWVVLIGAPATVGLLLLASPLLTTLFHYGAFSAHDVAMSARSLMAFSIGLTGYIFIKILAPAFYARQDMRTPVRIGVIAMLSNMVLNVILVFPLQHAGLALATALAAFINAGLLYRALRRESVYQPQPGWVKFLLRVLAANAVMALLLWFGSGAAQDWLAWSALTRAAHLALLIGAGAVAYLVMLYLTGVKLKEFFKPAVEQVAPGKAD; translated from the coding sequence CTGAGCAAGAATCTACTCAAATCCACCGCCACTGTGGGCGCCGTCACCCTGATTTCGCGCGTGCTGGGCTTTGTGCGCGACATGGTGATTGCCCGCCTGTTTGGCGCCGGCAGCGGCGCGGACGCCTTTTTCGTCGCCTTCCGTATCCCCAACTTCTGGCGCCGGTTGTTTGCCGAGGGCTCGTTTTCGCAGGCCTTCGTGCCCATCCTCACCGAATACAAGACTCAGCGCAGTCACGCCGAGGTGCAGGAACTGGCCGACCGTGTCACCGGCACGCTGGGGGTGGTGCTGTTTGGCATGACGCTGATCGGGGTGGTGGCCGCCCCGCTGGTGGTCATGCTGTTCGCCCCCGGCTTTCTCGACGAGCCGGAGCGCTACGGCATGACGGTCGAGATGCTGCGCATCACCTTCCCCTACCTTCTATTTGTATCGCTGGCGGCGCTGGCGAGTGGTGTGTTGAACACTTATGGCCGCTTCGGTGTGCCCGCCTTCACGCCGGTGTTTCTCAATCTGGCCATGATTGCCGCCGCCATCTGGCTGGCGCCGCATCTGGAGCGGCCCATCACCGCGCTGGCCTGGGGCGTGTTTCTGGGCGGGCTGGTGCAACTGGGGTTTCAGCTGCCGTATCTGAAAAAGCTGCGCCTGCTGCCGCGACCGCGCTGGGGCTGGAAGGACAGCGGCGTGCGGCGCATCGTGAAGCTCATGATTCCGGCGCTGTTCGGCGTGTCGGTCACCCAGATCAACCTGTTGTTTGATACCCTGATTGCCTCGTTTCTGGTGGCGGGCAGCGTGTCGTGGCTGTATTACGCCGACCGGCTGGTGGAGTTTCCGCTCGGCGTGTTCGGTATCGCACTCGCCACGGTCATCCTGCCGGCGCTGTCGCAGAAACACACGGAGGCCTCGGCCTCGGAGTTTTCGCGCACGCTGGACTGGGCGCTGCGCTGGGTGGTGCTGATAGGCGCACCGGCCACGGTCGGGCTGCTGCTGCTCGCGAGCCCGCTGCTGACGACCCTGTTCCACTACGGCGCATTCAGCGCCCACGATGTGGCGATGTCGGCGCGCAGCCTGATGGCTTTCAGCATCGGCTTGACGGGCTATATTTTTATCAAGATTCTGGCGCCGGCATTTTATGCCCGGCAGGACATGCGCACACCGGTACGCATCGGCGTCATTGCCATGCTCTCCAACATGGTGCTGAACGTGATACTGGTGTTCCCGCTCCAGCATGCGGGTCTCGCGCTCGCCACCGCGCTGGCGGCGTTTATCAATGCGGGCCTGCTGTACCGTGCACTGCGGCGGGAGAGCGTGTACCAGCCGCAGCCCGGCTGGGTGAAATTCCTGCTGCGGGTGCTGGCGGCGAACGCAGTGATGGCGCTGCTGCTGTGGTTTGGCAGCGGTGCGGCGCAAGACTGGCTGGCGTGGTCGGCGCTGACGCGCGCGGCACATCTGGCGCTGCTGATAGGTGCAGGGGCAGTGGCGTATCTGGTGATGTTGTATCTTACCGGTGTGAAGCTGAAGGAATTCTTTAAACCCGCCGTGGAGCAGGTCGCGCCCGGGAAGGCCGACTGA
- the rpsT gene encoding 30S ribosomal protein S20, with translation MANTLQAKKRVRQAEKHRQLNVDQRSSLRTSVKKAVQAIASGDKTRGTSAYKDAVSELDTTARKGLIHKNKAARHKSRLNTRLHAL, from the coding sequence GTGGCCAACACCCTACAAGCCAAAAAGCGCGTACGGCAGGCGGAAAAGCACCGCCAGCTCAACGTCGATCAGCGCTCCTCACTGCGCACCAGCGTCAAAAAAGCCGTGCAGGCGATCGCCTCCGGTGACAAGACACGTGGCACCAGCGCCTACAAAGATGCGGTTTCCGAGCTGGACACCACGGCCCGCAAAGGCCTCATCCACAAGAACAAGGCCGCCCGCCACAAGAGCCGCCTTAACACACGCCTGCACGCCCTCTAA
- a CDS encoding DUF1499 domain-containing protein — translation MYSSDPAETRRLSSGVKFALLLALGAVTGAVMAGLGVRWGWWTFGAGFSLLKYAAIGAVISVPLSLLGLWFVACRRLRGRGWAMVALAAGLAGVWVPLHTLYSARGLPMIHDISTDLGNPPAFVAVLPLRAGASNTPEYGGVSVAALQKQFYPDIQPLTLAAPPAQVFAQALAVAQAMGWEIVEANQAAGRIEATATTFWFGFKDDVVVRLTPAGAGSRIDVRSLSRVGVSDLGVNAQRIRDYLEKLGNSSF, via the coding sequence ATGTATTCCAGCGACCCAGCAGAAACGCGGCGCCTGTCGAGCGGGGTGAAATTCGCCCTGTTGCTCGCGCTGGGTGCTGTTACGGGTGCAGTAATGGCGGGTCTCGGCGTGCGCTGGGGCTGGTGGACGTTTGGCGCCGGTTTCTCGCTACTGAAATATGCGGCGATCGGGGCCGTGATCTCGGTACCTTTGTCGCTGCTGGGGCTGTGGTTCGTGGCGTGTCGTCGTCTGCGCGGGCGAGGCTGGGCGATGGTGGCGCTGGCCGCAGGCCTGGCCGGTGTGTGGGTGCCACTGCATACGCTCTACAGCGCCCGCGGCCTGCCCATGATTCATGACATCAGCACCGATCTGGGCAATCCGCCAGCATTCGTGGCCGTGCTGCCGCTGCGTGCCGGGGCGTCGAATACCCCAGAGTATGGCGGTGTGTCAGTTGCCGCGCTGCAAAAACAGTTTTATCCGGATATCCAGCCGTTGACGCTGGCAGCGCCGCCGGCGCAGGTGTTTGCGCAGGCGTTGGCGGTCGCACAGGCCATGGGCTGGGAGATCGTCGAGGCCAATCAGGCTGCTGGCCGCATTGAGGCCACGGCTACCACCTTCTGGTTCGGTTTCAAGGATGACGTGGTGGTGCGCCTCACCCCGGCCGGGGCGGGCAGCCGTATCGATGTGCGTTCCCTCTCACGCGTGGGCGTGAGTGATCTGGGCGTTAACGCACAACGGATACGGGACTATCTGGAAAAACTGGGGAACAGCAGTTTTTAG
- a CDS encoding ABC transporter ATP-binding protein: protein MPDTPDTTDHEPLVKIRGLRFARGERMIFDGVDIDIPRGKVTAIMGPSGTGKTTLLRLIGGQLRPLAGSIVVDGQPVPQLGRGALYQLRKRMGMLFQSGALLTDLDVFDNVAFPLREHTRLPETLIRDLVLMKLHQVGLRGARHLMTSELSGGMARRVALARAIVLDPMMIMYDEPFTGQDPISLGTIVQLIHALNKALGLTSIIVSHDVQETAAISDYIYVLSGGKVVGHGTPEALEQSDSPWVQQFMHGQADGPVPFHYPATDYAEDLFNNHGRGGA, encoded by the coding sequence ATGCCAGACACCCCCGACACCACTGACCACGAGCCCCTGGTGAAGATCCGCGGCCTGCGCTTTGCGCGCGGCGAACGCATGATCTTCGACGGCGTGGACATCGACATCCCGCGCGGCAAGGTGACCGCCATCATGGGGCCCTCCGGCACCGGCAAGACCACCTTGCTGCGCTTGATCGGCGGCCAGCTGCGCCCGCTCGCGGGCAGCATCGTGGTAGACGGCCAGCCGGTGCCGCAACTCGGGCGCGGGGCGCTGTACCAGTTGCGCAAGCGCATGGGCATGCTGTTTCAGAGCGGCGCCCTGCTCACCGATCTCGACGTCTTCGATAATGTGGCCTTTCCGCTGCGTGAACACACGCGCCTGCCGGAAACCCTGATCCGCGATCTGGTGCTGATGAAGCTGCACCAGGTCGGCCTGCGCGGGGCACGGCACCTGATGACCAGCGAACTCTCCGGCGGCATGGCGCGGCGCGTGGCGCTGGCGCGCGCCATTGTGCTCGACCCCATGATGATCATGTACGACGAGCCATTCACCGGGCAGGATCCAATCTCGCTCGGCACCATCGTGCAACTGATTCACGCGCTCAACAAGGCACTCGGGCTGACCAGCATCATCGTGTCGCACGACGTGCAGGAAACTGCCGCCATCTCCGACTATATTTATGTGCTCTCCGGCGGCAAGGTGGTCGGTCATGGCACGCCTGAGGCGCTTGAACAGTCCGACTCACCCTGGGTACAGCAGTTCATGCACGGGCAGGCCGACGGCCCGGTGCCGTTCCATTACCCGGCGACGGACTACGCCGAAGATTTGTTCAATAACCACGGCCGGGGCGGGGCATGA
- the ribF gene encoding bifunctional riboflavin kinase/FAD synthetase → MEIVRGLYNLRAGHRGCVATIGNFDGVHLGHQAVLGQLAEKGAELHLPTVVVTFEPQPREYFSPQAPPRLTRFREKMQALRRFSVDRVVCLRFNKQLADMPAQDFIKTLLVDGLGVRYLVVGDDFRFGHQRRGDFTLLQEAGRQHGFEVVNMHSFSVANVRVSSTRVREALAQGDFAAAEQWLGRPYRMSGRVAHGDKRGREMGFPTANIHLYRKAAPFQGVFVVEMFGIPGEPVTGAANVGTRPTVGGTRCLLEVHLLDFNADIYGCHVQVEFLHKLRDEIRFETLDELQKAIAQDCEQAREFFRNYCSR, encoded by the coding sequence ATGGAGATAGTGCGCGGCCTGTACAATTTGCGCGCCGGTCACCGGGGCTGCGTGGCAACCATTGGCAATTTCGACGGCGTGCACCTGGGGCATCAGGCGGTGCTGGGGCAGCTGGCAGAAAAGGGTGCCGAGCTGCATCTGCCCACCGTGGTGGTCACTTTCGAGCCGCAGCCGCGGGAGTATTTTTCTCCACAAGCCCCGCCCCGGCTAACGCGCTTTCGCGAAAAGATGCAGGCACTGCGCCGATTTTCGGTCGACCGCGTGGTGTGTCTGCGTTTCAACAAACAGCTGGCAGACATGCCGGCGCAGGATTTCATCAAGACGCTGCTGGTTGATGGCCTCGGTGTGCGTTATCTGGTGGTGGGTGATGACTTCCGCTTCGGGCATCAGCGACGCGGTGATTTCACCCTGTTGCAGGAGGCGGGCAGGCAGCATGGCTTTGAAGTTGTTAATATGCACAGCTTCAGCGTTGCCAACGTGCGGGTGAGCAGTACGCGGGTGCGCGAGGCACTGGCGCAGGGTGATTTTGCGGCGGCGGAACAGTGGCTGGGGCGACCTTACCGCATGTCGGGCCGGGTTGCGCACGGCGACAAGCGCGGGCGCGAGATGGGTTTTCCGACCGCCAACATTCACCTGTACCGCAAGGCGGCGCCGTTCCAGGGCGTATTTGTGGTGGAAATGTTCGGCATCCCCGGCGAGCCGGTGACGGGTGCGGCCAATGTCGGCACGCGGCCCACGGTCGGCGGAACACGCTGTTTGCTGGAAGTACATCTGCTGGATTTTAATGCAGACATCTATGGCTGCCATGTGCAGGTGGAGTTTCTGCACAAGCTGCGGGATGAAATACGGTTTGAGACGCTCGACGAACTGCAAAAGGCCATCGCGCAGGATTGCGAGCAGGCCCGTGAATTTTTTCGGAATTATTGTTCACGTTAG
- the mlaE gene encoding lipid asymmetry maintenance ABC transporter permease subunit MlaE encodes MIGTLRKLGRWGLKRFERLGRGHLFLVQVVSGLPALLTRPRLTLQQIYATGVLSLVIIIVSGLFVGMVLGLQGYNTLVDFGAEESLGVLVALSLVRELGPVIAALLFAGRAGSALTAEIGLMKATEQLSAMEMMAVDPLARVVAPRLLGGFIAMPLLAAMFSAVGVLGGYFVGVGLLGVDDGSFWSQMQSKVDLQEDILNGVIKSVVFGFVVTWIAVFEGYDAVPTSEGISRATTRTVVNSSLAVLGLDFVLTALMFGDF; translated from the coding sequence ATGATCGGCACGCTGCGCAAGCTGGGTCGCTGGGGGCTGAAGCGCTTCGAACGGCTGGGGCGCGGGCATCTTTTTCTGGTGCAGGTAGTAAGCGGCTTGCCGGCGCTGTTGACGCGCCCGCGCCTGACACTGCAACAGATTTACGCCACTGGCGTATTGTCACTGGTCATCATCATCGTGTCGGGCCTGTTTGTCGGCATGGTGCTGGGCCTGCAGGGCTATAATACGCTGGTGGATTTCGGCGCCGAGGAGTCGCTCGGCGTGCTGGTAGCACTGTCGCTGGTACGCGAGCTGGGGCCGGTGATCGCAGCCCTGTTGTTTGCCGGCCGTGCGGGTTCTGCGCTCACCGCCGAGATCGGCCTGATGAAGGCGACGGAACAGTTGTCCGCCATGGAAATGATGGCGGTGGATCCGCTGGCGCGTGTAGTCGCGCCGCGCCTGCTGGGCGGTTTTATTGCCATGCCGCTGCTGGCGGCGATGTTCAGCGCGGTGGGTGTGTTGGGCGGCTATTTTGTCGGTGTCGGACTGCTGGGTGTGGATGACGGCTCGTTCTGGTCGCAGATGCAGTCCAAGGTCGATCTGCAGGAAGACATCCTGAATGGCGTGATCAAGAGCGTGGTGTTCGGCTTCGTGGTTACCTGGATCGCGGTGTTTGAAGGCTATGACGCTGTGCCCACATCAGAAGGCATCAGCCGCGCCACCACGCGCACGGTGGTAAACAGTTCGCTCGCGGTGCTGGGGCTGGATTTTGTATTGACTGCGCTAATGTTCGGAGATTTTTAA